The sequence CATATGATCCGGTAGTCCGGCAGTGGGCCCCTCGAGCATCAATGCTGGTTCCGCGCTCTATGTTTGCATGCTGTGTTTTGAATGGGAAAATTGTTGTGGCTGGGGGCTTCACCAGCTGCCGAAAATCAATATCTCAAGCAGAAATGTATGACCCTGAGAAGGATGTATGGATTCCAATGGCTGATCTTCATCGCACCCACAATTCAGCCTGTTCAGGAGTAGTGATAGGTGGAAAGGTGCATGTGCTGCACAAGGACATGTCAACAGTTCAAGTTTTAGACAATGCGGGGCCTGGATGGATTGTTGAGGAATGCGGGTGGCTCCAAGGTCCTATGGCGGTTGTTCAAGATGCACTTTATGTGATTAGCCATGGATTCATCTTCAAGCAGGACAAAGAAGGGAGAAAGGTGGTAGGTTCAGCTTCCGAGTTCCGAAGGAGAATTGGGTTTGCAATGATAGGGGTGGTTGATGATCTATACGTGATTGGAGGCTTCATTGGCCCTGACAGATGGGACTGGGACATTAAGCCATTATCAGATGTCGATATTCTCACACTTGGGAGTGAGAGACCAAATTGGCGTCAGGCAGCTCCAATGACAAGATGTCGTGGTACTATTCTTGGTTGTACACTGCTGAGAATTTAGACCTTGGCAACTTTCTTAGGCCTTTGTGTAATTTGTGGCTCATGGGGGATTTGGGTCCCCTAAACTAGACAAAGAATTAGTTGTTTCAATGGCTTCCTTATTTTGTATGTAAGCCATAATATTTATCCTTGTCTTTGTGATGATTACATGCTGGTAAATTAGGCAAGCCCTTTGTCTGTTCTGTTCGAAACAAAACAGTAGGTGAAGGACCATCAGTTAGGCAGGAACAAGCCGGTTCTACAACAATTGCAAGTTTGTCACCTTTCTTTAGGAAAAAGGACCACTTCATAGTTCATAGTTCCTTTTTGTCATAGGTCATAGACTCATAGTCATAGGGTTAATGTTCGTAAACTTCATAACCAGGTCAACCGATAAAATGTGACAATTAAACTAGCAGTGAAAATGGAGTTTCACTTTGCAAATTATTTCTGTAAATTGTGTTCGTGTGTTTGAGTTCTGCATTTCAGCTGTATATCTATTTTTGTATTTTGGTGTTTAACTTTTTGGTCTTAAAAAAGAAGTTacttttatttctgattttctatGATGATATATATATTTCAATTAGACGGTGACCaagtgttatttttttttgtggTGCACAGGAGTGTATCTTGTTTGATTCATCCGTACAAACATTAAGCAAGTGTCGGTTGCATGCAGTAACTATTTGTTAGACAAACTTGATTTGAAAActgaaaaaaaagtttaaaaaagaTAGTGTTGTAAATCACTAAAACAACaactatttaaattttttataatctttTAATTTTGATGGACTAGAATAAAATTTTTCATATAGTCATAACATTTACATGAGTTTTtggaactttttctttttaatattgtatCACTAGAGGTGAAATCATATATAGTCTATAATTTATTTggtaactaattttttatatacatgtaagataattatatttttgtacaATGGAATTTGGATATTGAGTTTTTGTCAGaatatttttcattttgggcCATATATAAGACGTTGATTGGGCTTAATTAGAGTGACGAAAGCCCAAAAGAAGGAGTAGTGAAGCGCGAAAACCCTAACACGATACTACGTGTTTGCGGAAATGACGAAACTGCTATCCACGCTCTTTCGTTCGTAAATCCAACTTTGAAAAAAGTCAGTGAAAACAAACAGAAATGgaagaaacagaagcagaagcagaagtagAATCAAACCGAGACAACGTTGAAGTAGCTCCGGCGCTAATCGCGGTTCACCCGGAACAAACCTCCGTCGCCGTCGCCGTTGGACCCGACCTCCGTGTCTTCGACCTCCTGTAAGTTTCTCCCAACCCAAACCCCCAAGTAACGACAAACCTAACCGTTTTCTCAACTTTTTTTCATACACACGCACAGTGCTGGTTCCGCTGCTTCTCTAGTCGACGAGTGCGGTGCACCCTTCCACAAGGACTCAATCAGAGCTATCAGATTTGGCTCCAGAGGGAAGCTCTTCGTGTCCGCCGGCGACGACAAAACTGTCAAGATTTGGTCCACGGAATCGTGGCGCTGCGTCTGCACGGTGTCGTCGGAGAAGAGGGTGAGTGCGGTTGCGATAAGTGAGGACGGTTGCCACGTGTGTTTCGCTGACAAGTTCGGTGTTGTGTGGGTTGTGGACGTGGCTGGGTCCCATGAACACGTGGCATTAGGTGATAGGAAACCGACGCCGCTTCTTTCTCACTATTGCAGTATCATCCCTAGCTTGGTCAGATTTTTTATCAACTTGTTTTCTTTTTTACAATGTGACTTATGTTTTCTATTTCATTTTCTTATGTTATTATTTGTGCTGTGCAGGAATTTTCCCCTGATGGCAGGTTTATTTTAAGTGCTGATCGGGATTCTAAAATTCGGGTaagctaatttagtttatgattgATTGATTATGCTGCTTTTTGTTTAGAGTACTTTGTGTAATTGTGTGAATGCAACAGGTTACTAATTTTCCCAAGAAGCCGTTGAATGGAGCTCACGAGATACAAAGTTTCTGCCTTGGTCATACAGAGTGAGTTTTGATTCTATTTAATCATCATGCTTACTGCTGTGTTTGATTTCTTGATGATTCACAATGCTCACTTTGTATGATCGTAAGGACTAGTTTACCTTTCTGCCCATTTGGTTATAACTCATGTCAAATGATTAAGATTCCATTATGCAGTTTTTACTTTTAGAATTTTACATCCTAACAAAATTGTGAAGCTGACATTTCTTTTTTTATCCTAAGGAGGGAGGTTTCTTCCTATTCGTAGATTTTGACATGTCCCTATTTGCAGGTTTGTATCCTGCCTTGCCTTTGTTCATGCTCGGGAATGCCCTCAAGGCCTTCTTGTCTCTGGCAGTGGTGATTCAACGGTCAGTAACCAATTCTATCCTTAGGGACTCAGACATTGTTTTTATGTCTTATACTTAAATTGTTCCGTGTTAGGCAAAAGTAATGCGGAACTGATTTCTGCAGGTTCGATTGTGGGATATCTCCTCTGGGGTGCTCCTAGATACTTGTGAGGTTGCTGCTAAGGTATAGCTATTGTATATATCCCGTTGATCCTAGGGTTGTATGTTTTTTATTTCTTAGTCAATTATGAAtgcattttgttaattattgctTGACTTGTCAAATACTCATTAAAATTTGTAAAATAATGTTGGTGATTAAATAAGGCTCCGCTCACTTACTATTTCCCGGGGTGATGAGTCTGACTTTCTTGATCCTCACCTTCTGTTTCTAAAGGCAGGACTTCTAGAGTCTAATGGTGAAGCAGAGGAGCATGGCCATGCTGTTACTGATTTGTGCACCACCATCAGTGGTTTGCTTATTGCTGTGGCCATTCAAAGGTAAGTCTTTCATTCTTCAGTCATGCCATATTAGTCCGGTATAGTTTTATGTTCATTACCTGACATGTTTATATTTGATACAACTCTAGCTTGCAAGGACTAGTATTGTTGAGCTGTGATGTTTCTGCACAAACACTTTCTGTTTCCAAGGTAAGAAATATGATAACACATTTTTCAAATGACACTCATTTGCATGATTACTGTCATATTTAGTGTGCCTTCTTTCATTTTGTGATCTATTCTTCATGTATAATGTTAGATTTCTAAAATCAACTCATGCATTATCTGTGTAAGAGTGTAGCAACCACAAAACCTTTTCTAGAGACAGGAATTTAAACTGATGGGAACACTGCAGGTGGTTTCTATTGCGGGAGAGGCCTTTGTTCCTACCTGCTTGGGGTTCAGCCCCGCCGAAGGGAAATTGTGGATGGTAACTGGTGTTTCTAGTTTACCTGCTTGTAACTACCCGCCGTTGTCTCGCGTGCGAGTAATCTCTGCTATTGATGCTGAGCAAGAGCCAGTAGTTTTGGGAGATGATGAGATACCTGGTGGAGAGAAGCTGCTAGAAACGTTGCAAGGAAGTGCTTCTGTTGATGAGAGTGCTTTCTTGGCTGCAGCTGAAGCTGTCAAAACAGCAATGCGCAACCTATTGATTAAAAAGCAATACCCTGCAGATAATAGAGAATCTAGGAAGAAAACTAGAAATGATAGAAAACTGAAAATGTGACAGTATTTTTTCCTTTTTCGTTAATTGTTGTTTCTATTAATATAAATGTTGATTTCCTTGATTTGA is a genomic window of Arachis ipaensis cultivar K30076 chromosome B06, Araip1.1, whole genome shotgun sequence containing:
- the LOC107645194 gene encoding F-box/kelch-repeat protein SKIP30, coding for MAGLIEGLPDAVAIRCLARVPFYLHPKLEVVCRSWQAAVRSPELFKARQEVGSSEELLCVCAFDPENVWQLYDPLRDLWITLPVLPSKIRHLSHFGAVSTAGKLFVIGGGSDAVDPLTGDQDGCFATDEVWSYDPVVRQWAPRASMLVPRSMFACCVLNGKIVVAGGFTSCRKSISQAEMYDPEKDVWIPMADLHRTHNSACSGVVIGGKVHVLHKDMSTVQVLDNAGPGWIVEECGWLQGPMAVVQDALYVISHGFIFKQDKEGRKVVGSASEFRRRIGFAMIGVVDDLYVIGGFIGPDRWDWDIKPLSDVDILTLGSERPNWRQAAPMTRCRGTILGCTLLRI
- the LOC107645193 gene encoding tRNA (guanine-N(7)-)-methyltransferase non-catalytic subunit wdr4 is translated as MEETEAEAEVESNRDNVEVAPALIAVHPEQTSVAVAVGPDLRVFDLLAGSAASLVDECGAPFHKDSIRAIRFGSRGKLFVSAGDDKTVKIWSTESWRCVCTVSSEKRVSAVAISEDGCHVCFADKFGVVWVVDVAGSHEHVALGDRKPTPLLSHYCSIIPSLEFSPDGRFILSADRDSKIRVTNFPKKPLNGAHEIQSFCLGHTEFVSCLAFVHARECPQGLLVSGSGDSTVRLWDISSGVLLDTCEVAAKAGLLESNGEAEEHGHAVTDLCTTISGLLIAVAIQSLQGLVLLSCDVSAQTLSVSKVVSIAGEAFVPTCLGFSPAEGKLWMVTGVSSLPACNYPPLSRVRVISAIDAEQEPVVLGDDEIPGGEKLLETLQGSASVDESAFLAAAEAVKTAMRNLLIKKQYPADNRESRKKTRNDRKLKM